A region from the Salidesulfovibrio onnuriiensis genome encodes:
- a CDS encoding DUF1844 domain-containing protein, translating to MADCKENPMKDMPLPEMSFSTFIYSLSSSAMVALGEAPDPSSGKIEFQPHLAKHTIDVLGMLQQKFEKGLDDNESKLLCDLLYSLRMSYVNKAGK from the coding sequence ATGGCCGATTGCAAAGAAAACCCCATGAAGGACATGCCCCTTCCGGAAATGAGTTTTTCCACCTTCATCTACTCCCTGAGCTCCTCCGCCATGGTGGCCCTGGGCGAAGCCCCGGACCCCTCCAGCGGCAAGATCGAATTCCAGCCGCACCTGGCCAAGCACACCATAGACGTGCTCGGCATGCTGCAGCAGAAATTCGAGAAGGGCCTGGACGACAACGAAAGCAAGCTGCTCTGCGACCTGCTCTACAGCCTGCGCATGAGCTACGTGAACAAGGCCGGGAAATAA
- a CDS encoding efflux RND transporter permease subunit produces MQATELFIKRPVMTTLVMLGLLFFGIVAYLGMPVSYLPAVEFPAIQVTATFSGASPKVMAASVASPMEREFSSIAGLQSMSSVNALGSSTITLVFDLDRNIDDAAMDVQAAISRAEGDLPPEMDDKPSFQKVNPADSPILYISLRSDALPLSTVNDYAKTFLTQTISMIPGVAQVLIYGEKKYAVRIRLNPMELASRGLGIDEVREAVGAANQNLPLGSLEGTEQNLTVDADGQLYHADEYRDLIVSYRNGQPVRLIDLGVVEDGVEDERFSSWHNTKGNLTIAVKRQPGSNTIRIVEDIRAKLPWIQSQLPASIRMDIVHDASEFIEESVQDVKFTLGLAVALVILVVFVFLRNIASTFISSVAIPFSIVATFAVMYEMGFTLDTFSLMALTLAVGFVVDDAIVMIENIVRHLEMGKSPMQAARDGASEIGFTIISMTLSLAIVFVPIMFMAGIVGRVLHEFATTITAAILVSGVVSLSLTPMLSSRLLRSRSRLAESDALFDWLLGKYKASLHFCIKHRFTTLMASFGLLGLTVFLFVVVPKGFLPSDDQGFFMGFVQARQGISYAAMEKKQKQLIPMFAGQPAMEGQIQIIGVPESNQGMAIGILKPQSQRKTGVDETIAALRGPSNSVPGMACYLVNPPMIQIGGKQAKGDYLFTLLSADSKQLYKSAEAFEEELRGNNLLMGVTSDLQVSSPQVEINIDRDMASSLGVSVSEIENALFTAFGERKVSTIYASIDEYKVIMQLKPEFQVNMDALHMLYVRADSGDLVRLDAVCSIEEGVGPQTINHTGQLESVSYSFSGVPGTSMDQITQVVAGMAKEKLPDTISTMFEGAAGAFAESMNSLFFLLFIAIVAIYILLGSLYESFIHPVTILSGLPSAAMGGLLTLLVFGYDLDLYGMVGLIMLIGIVKKNSIMVVDFAIAEEKKGVSPEEAAFNGAIIRFRPIMMTTLAAIMGALPIALGMGAGAEARRPLGLAVVGGLALSQVVTLYLTPVFYTYMDDLQSWLDRSFGHAEEEPEQAV; encoded by the coding sequence ATGCAGGCCACCGAACTGTTCATCAAGCGGCCGGTCATGACCACCCTGGTCATGCTCGGGCTCCTGTTCTTCGGCATCGTGGCATACCTGGGCATGCCCGTGAGCTACCTGCCCGCCGTGGAGTTCCCGGCCATCCAGGTCACGGCCACCTTTTCCGGGGCCAGCCCCAAGGTCATGGCCGCCAGCGTGGCCTCGCCCATGGAGCGTGAGTTCTCGTCCATTGCCGGGCTTCAGTCCATGAGCTCGGTGAACGCCCTGGGCAGCAGCACCATCACCCTGGTCTTCGACCTGGACCGCAACATCGACGACGCGGCCATGGACGTGCAGGCGGCCATTTCCCGCGCCGAGGGCGACCTGCCCCCGGAAATGGACGACAAGCCCAGTTTCCAGAAGGTCAACCCGGCGGACAGCCCCATCCTGTACATTTCCCTGCGTTCGGACGCCCTGCCGCTTTCCACGGTGAACGACTACGCCAAGACCTTCCTGACCCAGACCATTTCCATGATCCCGGGCGTGGCCCAGGTGCTCATCTACGGCGAAAAGAAGTATGCCGTGCGCATCCGGCTCAACCCCATGGAGCTGGCTTCGCGCGGGCTGGGCATCGACGAGGTGCGCGAGGCAGTGGGCGCGGCCAACCAGAACCTGCCCCTGGGCTCCCTGGAGGGCACCGAGCAGAACCTCACCGTGGATGCGGACGGCCAGCTCTACCATGCCGATGAGTACAGGGATCTCATCGTCTCCTACAGGAACGGCCAGCCCGTGCGGCTCATCGACCTGGGCGTGGTGGAGGACGGGGTGGAGGACGAGCGGTTCAGCTCCTGGCACAACACCAAGGGCAACCTGACCATCGCGGTCAAGCGCCAACCCGGTTCCAACACCATCCGCATCGTGGAGGACATTCGCGCCAAGCTGCCGTGGATCCAGTCCCAGCTTCCGGCCTCCATCAGGATGGATATCGTGCACGACGCCAGCGAATTCATCGAGGAGTCGGTGCAGGACGTGAAATTCACCCTGGGCCTTGCCGTGGCCCTGGTCATCCTGGTGGTCTTCGTGTTCCTGCGCAACATCGCCAGCACCTTCATCTCCTCGGTGGCCATCCCGTTTTCCATCGTGGCCACCTTTGCGGTCATGTACGAGATGGGATTCACCCTGGATACCTTTTCGCTCATGGCCCTGACCCTGGCCGTGGGCTTTGTGGTGGACGACGCCATCGTCATGATCGAGAACATCGTGCGCCACCTGGAGATGGGCAAATCCCCCATGCAGGCCGCCCGCGACGGGGCCAGCGAGATCGGCTTCACCATCATCTCCATGACCCTGTCCCTGGCCATCGTCTTCGTGCCCATCATGTTCATGGCCGGGATCGTGGGCCGCGTGCTGCACGAGTTCGCAACCACCATCACCGCGGCCATCCTCGTGTCCGGGGTGGTCTCCCTGTCGCTCACGCCCATGCTTTCCAGCCGGCTGCTGCGCTCGCGGAGCAGGCTGGCCGAGTCCGACGCCCTCTTTGACTGGCTGCTCGGCAAGTACAAGGCGTCCCTGCATTTCTGCATCAAGCACCGGTTCACCACCCTCATGGCCTCCTTCGGGCTGCTCGGGCTCACGGTCTTTTTGTTCGTGGTGGTGCCCAAGGGGTTCCTGCCCAGCGACGACCAGGGCTTTTTCATGGGCTTTGTGCAGGCGCGGCAGGGTATTTCCTACGCCGCCATGGAAAAGAAGCAGAAACAGCTCATACCCATGTTCGCGGGCCAGCCGGCCATGGAGGGCCAGATCCAGATCATCGGCGTGCCCGAGAGCAACCAGGGCATGGCCATCGGCATCCTCAAGCCCCAAAGCCAGAGGAAGACGGGCGTGGACGAAACCATTGCGGCCCTGCGCGGGCCGTCCAACTCGGTGCCGGGCATGGCCTGCTATCTGGTCAACCCGCCCATGATCCAGATCGGCGGCAAGCAGGCCAAGGGCGACTACCTGTTCACGCTGCTTTCTGCGGATTCGAAACAGCTGTACAAGAGCGCCGAGGCCTTCGAGGAAGAGCTGCGGGGCAACAATCTGCTCATGGGCGTGACCAGCGATCTGCAGGTCAGCAGTCCGCAGGTGGAAATCAACATCGACCGCGACATGGCCTCCAGCCTTGGGGTGAGCGTCAGCGAGATCGAGAACGCCCTGTTCACGGCCTTTGGAGAGCGCAAGGTTTCCACCATCTATGCCTCCATCGACGAGTACAAGGTCATCATGCAGCTCAAGCCCGAATTCCAGGTCAACATGGACGCCCTGCACATGCTTTACGTGCGCGCGGATTCCGGGGACCTGGTGCGGCTGGACGCCGTGTGCTCCATCGAGGAGGGGGTGGGGCCGCAGACCATCAACCACACGGGCCAGCTCGAGTCCGTATCCTATTCCTTCAGCGGGGTCCCGGGCACCTCCATGGACCAGATCACCCAGGTCGTGGCCGGCATGGCCAAAGAAAAGCTGCCGGATACGATCAGCACCATGTTCGAGGGGGCGGCCGGCGCCTTTGCCGAATCCATGAACAGCCTGTTCTTCCTGCTGTTCATCGCCATCGTGGCCATCTACATCCTGCTCGGCTCGCTCTATGAATCGTTCATCCACCCCGTGACCATCCTTTCCGGGCTGCCCTCGGCGGCCATGGGCGGGCTGCTCACCCTGCTGGTCTTCGGGTATGATCTCGACCTCTACGGCATGGTGGGCCTGATCATGCTCATCGGCATCGTCAAGAAGAACTCCATCATGGTGGTGGACTTCGCCATTGCCGAGGAAAAGAAGGGCGTGTCCCCGGAAGAGGCCGCCTTCAACGGAGCGATCATCCGCTTCCGGCCCATCATGATGACCACGCTTGCGGCCATCATGGGCGCGCTGCCCATCGCCCTGGGCATGGGGGCCGGGGCCGAGGCCCGCCGTCCCCTGGGCCTTGCAGTGGTGGGAGGGCTGGCCCTGTCCCAGGTGGTCACCCTGTACCTGACCCCGGTGTTCTATACCTACATGGACGATCTGCAGTCGTGGCTGGACCGCAGCTTCGGCCATGCGGAGGAAGAGCCGGAACAGGCCGTCTAG
- the groES gene encoding co-chaperone GroES, translating into MKLKPLNDRVLVKRLEVEEMTAGGIIIPDSAKEKPMKGEVVAAGPGKLDDNGKRVAMTVKDGDTVLFAKYAGTEIKIDGVEHLVMREDDILAVVE; encoded by the coding sequence ATGAAACTGAAACCGCTCAATGACCGCGTACTGGTGAAACGTCTCGAGGTTGAAGAAATGACCGCAGGCGGCATCATCATCCCCGACTCCGCCAAGGAAAAGCCCATGAAGGGCGAAGTCGTGGCCGCTGGTCCCGGCAAGCTGGACGACAACGGAAAGCGCGTCGCCATGACCGTCAAGGATGGAGACACTGTCCTGTTCGCCAAATATGCAGGCACCGAGATCAAGATCGACGGCGTCGAGCATCTCGTCATGCGCGAAGACGACATCCTGGCCGTTGTCGAATAG
- the argC gene encoding N-acetyl-gamma-glutamyl-phosphate reductase, with protein sequence MGKTFTAGLVGVTGYTGMELARLMTQHPSMELVRATSRSEAGKTLAEIYPFLNGIKIGELVITQPDARELAEACDIVFLAVPHKTAMEIADDLLKEGVKVVDLSADFRIEDKATYEHWYATEHTRSELLAEAVYGLPELYEDKIRDARLIANPGCYPTSAILGLAPALKNNFVSTEDIVIDSKSGTSGAGRGAKVGTLFCEVHDSFKAYGLPTHRHTPEIEQEVSKLAGADVTLSFSTHLLPIDRGILSTIYTKLAGDADLDAIHAAYTKFYAGKPHVRVLPKGQLPETRFVRGTIFCDIGLVVDPRTHRLVIVSAIDNLCRGASGQALANANLMCGLPLATGLPTAPMMP encoded by the coding sequence ATGGGCAAGACCTTTACCGCAGGCCTCGTGGGCGTCACCGGCTACACGGGCATGGAACTGGCGCGGCTCATGACCCAGCATCCGTCCATGGAACTGGTGCGGGCCACCTCGCGCTCGGAGGCCGGGAAAACACTGGCCGAAATCTATCCCTTTCTCAACGGCATCAAGATAGGCGAACTGGTCATCACCCAGCCGGACGCCCGCGAACTGGCCGAGGCCTGCGACATCGTCTTCCTGGCCGTGCCGCACAAGACGGCCATGGAGATCGCCGACGACCTGCTCAAGGAAGGCGTCAAGGTGGTGGACCTTTCCGCGGACTTCCGCATTGAGGACAAGGCCACATACGAGCACTGGTACGCCACCGAGCACACCCGGTCCGAACTGCTGGCCGAGGCCGTCTACGGCCTGCCCGAGCTTTACGAGGACAAGATCAGGGACGCGCGGCTCATCGCCAACCCGGGCTGCTACCCCACCTCGGCCATACTGGGCCTGGCCCCGGCCCTGAAAAACAATTTCGTCTCCACCGAGGACATCGTCATCGACTCCAAGTCCGGCACCTCGGGCGCGGGCCGGGGAGCCAAGGTGGGCACCCTGTTCTGCGAGGTCCACGACTCCTTCAAGGCCTACGGCCTGCCCACGCACCGGCACACCCCGGAGATCGAGCAGGAGGTTTCCAAGCTGGCGGGCGCGGACGTCACCCTGTCCTTCAGCACCCACCTGCTGCCCATCGACCGGGGCATCCTGTCCACCATCTACACCAAGCTCGCCGGGGACGCGGACCTGGACGCCATCCACGCGGCCTACACGAAATTCTACGCGGGCAAGCCCCATGTGCGCGTGCTGCCCAAGGGCCAGCTTCCCGAGACCCGTTTCGTGCGCGGCACCATCTTCTGCGACATCGGTCTGGTGGTGGACCCGCGCACCCACCGGCTGGTCATTGTTTCGGCCATCGACAACCTCTGCAGGGGCGCTTCCGGCCAGGCGCTGGCCAACGCCAACCTCATGTGCGGGCTGCCCCTTGCCACCGGGCTGCCCACGGCGCCCATGATGCCCTAG
- a CDS encoding efflux RND transporter periplasmic adaptor subunit: MAALRHIRLAGFCLSLFAVLALPGCTGEPPKQERPPVPVTLIQARAVDSERVLKAVGTVKASNSVTLQSQVTGQILRIHFLDGDRVEVGQVLYTIDPESYAFSEQGAQADVARDRAQAEQARKEFLRFKALYAQDAVSKDEFEQKRTAYEAAQRAMEADLAQAGIAGRNLKLTKVTAPIDGIAGSTRLDEGNLVTAEQSDLVVIKTVEPVDVVFSIPGRYLTQVRSHDVNESLVAYAVPPGKDHTPSKGELTFVDNWINTATGMIDLKARFSNADERLWPGQFVEVTLVLGSQSGTYVIPAQAVQKGPDGTYLFVADGAKAAMKPVVVDMRKDDDVIITKGLAEGDRVITEGMFMLAPGTPVREVEKGEAAKAGGAS; encoded by the coding sequence ATGGCCGCACTGCGTCACATTCGTCTTGCCGGATTTTGCCTGTCTCTTTTTGCCGTACTCGCACTTCCCGGCTGCACCGGGGAGCCTCCCAAACAGGAACGGCCGCCTGTGCCCGTGACCCTGATCCAGGCCAGGGCCGTGGATTCCGAACGGGTGCTCAAGGCCGTGGGCACGGTCAAGGCCTCCAACTCCGTGACCCTCCAGTCCCAGGTCACGGGACAGATCCTGCGCATCCATTTTCTGGACGGCGACAGGGTCGAGGTCGGCCAGGTGCTCTACACCATCGACCCGGAAAGCTACGCCTTCTCGGAGCAGGGTGCCCAGGCCGACGTGGCCCGCGACAGGGCCCAGGCCGAGCAGGCCCGCAAGGAATTTTTGCGCTTTAAGGCGCTCTACGCCCAGGACGCGGTCTCCAAGGATGAATTCGAGCAGAAAAGGACCGCCTACGAGGCGGCCCAGCGCGCCATGGAGGCGGACCTGGCCCAGGCGGGCATTGCCGGGCGCAACCTCAAGCTGACCAAGGTCACCGCGCCCATCGACGGCATTGCCGGGAGCACCCGGCTGGACGAGGGCAACCTGGTCACGGCCGAGCAGAGCGACCTGGTGGTAATCAAGACCGTGGAGCCCGTGGACGTGGTCTTTTCCATCCCGGGCCGCTACCTGACCCAGGTGCGCAGCCACGACGTGAACGAAAGCCTGGTCGCCTACGCCGTGCCCCCGGGCAAGGACCACACCCCGTCCAAGGGGGAGCTCACCTTCGTGGACAACTGGATCAACACGGCCACGGGCATGATCGACCTCAAGGCCCGGTTCTCCAATGCGGACGAGCGGCTCTGGCCCGGCCAGTTCGTGGAGGTGACCCTGGTGCTGGGCTCCCAATCCGGCACCTACGTGATTCCGGCCCAGGCCGTGCAGAAGGGGCCGGACGGCACCTACCTGTTCGTGGCCGACGGGGCCAAGGCCGCCATGAAGCCGGTGGTGGTGGACATGCGCAAGGATGATGACGTGATCATCACCAAGGGACTGGCCGAAGGGGACAGGGTGATCACCGAGGGCATGTTCATGCTTGCGCCGGGGACCCCGGTGCGCGAGGTGGAAAAGGGTGAAGCCGCCAAGGCTGGAGGTGCTTCCTGA
- a CDS encoding ABC transporter substrate-binding protein, which yields MKKIRVLLLVLCLGCLAAMFSLSGVSATPAKAPERIRAVMVGDRLVDVALRLGVIPEAMSVRASMWPKAPAFRLGTQLLGCPNRVTRKAPDTVAKYMKEHGVTRLILEKSAKFCLYMNKVDPCDVAELVKDVPGVTIEYVDFTKGVVPAIHEAAALLGREERGREVAAAYEAAMKKVEAAMPKSGLNRRVLVLNGNYSETTGKCFVRIEAPGGYSDQYILGPLGCENAAGAMITDTMHVAKGHVSGGRLGGLEKACPDVIVATGDGYAVQMALRMAVKRNPSLAEIPAIKNGNVFNLPFYGDSSVLEYPQIFRQWSDALMQ from the coding sequence ATGAAAAAGATACGTGTATTGTTGTTGGTTCTTTGCCTGGGCTGCCTGGCGGCCATGTTCTCCCTTTCCGGCGTTTCCGCGACCCCGGCCAAGGCCCCGGAACGGATCAGGGCCGTCATGGTGGGCGACAGGCTGGTGGACGTGGCCCTGCGTCTGGGCGTGATTCCCGAGGCCATGTCCGTGCGCGCCTCCATGTGGCCCAAGGCCCCGGCGTTCCGGCTGGGCACCCAGCTGCTCGGCTGCCCCAACCGGGTGACCAGGAAGGCGCCGGATACCGTGGCCAAGTACATGAAGGAGCATGGCGTGACCCGGCTGATTCTGGAAAAGAGCGCCAAATTCTGCCTGTACATGAACAAGGTGGACCCGTGCGACGTGGCCGAACTGGTTAAGGACGTGCCGGGCGTGACCATTGAATACGTGGATTTCACCAAGGGGGTTGTCCCGGCCATTCATGAGGCCGCCGCCCTGCTGGGTCGCGAGGAGCGCGGGCGGGAAGTGGCCGCCGCCTATGAAGCGGCCATGAAGAAGGTGGAGGCCGCCATGCCCAAGTCCGGGCTGAACAGGCGGGTGCTGGTGCTCAACGGCAACTATTCCGAGACCACGGGCAAGTGCTTTGTGCGCATCGAGGCCCCGGGCGGCTATTCGGACCAGTACATCCTGGGGCCGCTGGGCTGCGAAAACGCGGCGGGGGCCATGATCACCGACACCATGCACGTCGCCAAGGGGCATGTTTCGGGCGGAAGGCTCGGCGGGCTGGAAAAGGCCTGCCCGGACGTGATCGTGGCCACGGGCGACGGCTATGCCGTGCAGATGGCCCTGCGCATGGCCGTGAAGCGCAATCCATCCCTGGCGGAGATTCCGGCCATCAAGAATGGGAACGTGTTCAACCTGCCGTTCTACGGCGACTCCAGCGTGCTTGAGTATCCGCAGATATTCCGGCAGTGGAGCGATGCGCTGATGCAATAG
- a CDS encoding lysophospholipid acyltransferase family protein: MSQCPRQVFHLEPPYGDPLRKALFSLVAKPLAKILRFETLNRMYAEAGELEGDFIDRALKRLGISYELEGQPLERIPREGPLMVVANHPFGAVEGLLLVKLLRQVRPDVKVMANFLLGAIPEMREHLIAVDPFGSAGSAKANIAGLKETMRWLKGGGLLGVFPAGEVSSLAVHRRMVADPEWSATVAGIARKTGVPVLPVFFQGRNSALFQAAGLVHPRLRTVLLPHENLKRSRTPITVTLGSVIPPEKLASFAGDREMVDYLRFRTHVLRREKERKRDRFIKPRERMLEPLANSRPRHILASEVAALPDENILLTSGRFTVFQARAERIPRLMREIGMLREKTFRAVGEGTGKPLDIDKYDDYYNHLVLWNHEEREVAGAYRFAMADRVIARYGVRGLYCASLFDFEPGVIENVQPALEMGRSFITEKYQRSYQPLLLLWKGIAAFVTRNPRYATLFGCVSVSGDYSHLSHELIVNFLERHSSLETMAGQVRPKLPPKIKSLRKLDLRVPEAAFSDPDDIATLVGDVEKGKSIPVLLKQYLKLGGKILGFNVDPDFGNCMDGLILVDLRNTDPKILARFMGRPEACAFLAHHRPAPSGPGLTSLQPAA; the protein is encoded by the coding sequence ATGTCGCAGTGCCCGAGACAGGTTTTCCATCTGGAGCCGCCCTATGGCGATCCGCTCCGGAAGGCCCTTTTTTCCCTGGTCGCCAAGCCCCTCGCCAAGATTCTTCGCTTCGAGACCCTGAATCGCATGTACGCCGAGGCCGGCGAGCTGGAGGGCGACTTCATCGACCGCGCCCTGAAGCGGCTCGGCATCAGCTACGAGCTGGAAGGGCAGCCCCTGGAGCGTATCCCCCGGGAGGGGCCGCTTATGGTGGTGGCCAACCACCCCTTTGGCGCGGTGGAGGGCCTGCTGCTGGTCAAGCTGCTCCGGCAGGTGCGGCCCGACGTCAAGGTCATGGCCAACTTCCTGCTGGGCGCGATCCCGGAAATGCGCGAGCACCTCATTGCCGTGGATCCCTTTGGATCGGCCGGTTCGGCCAAGGCCAACATCGCGGGCCTCAAGGAGACCATGCGCTGGCTCAAGGGGGGTGGCCTGCTGGGCGTGTTCCCTGCGGGCGAGGTCTCCAGCCTGGCGGTGCACCGGCGCATGGTGGCCGACCCCGAGTGGAGCGCCACGGTGGCGGGCATTGCCCGCAAGACCGGGGTGCCGGTGCTGCCCGTGTTCTTCCAGGGCCGCAACAGCGCGCTTTTTCAGGCCGCGGGCCTGGTGCACCCGAGGCTGCGCACCGTGCTCCTGCCCCATGAGAATCTCAAGCGTTCCAGGACGCCCATCACCGTGACCCTGGGCAGCGTGATCCCGCCCGAGAAGCTGGCTTCCTTTGCGGGCGACAGGGAGATGGTGGACTACCTGCGCTTCCGCACCCATGTGCTGCGCAGGGAAAAGGAGCGCAAGCGCGACAGGTTCATCAAGCCCCGGGAACGGATGCTCGAGCCCCTGGCCAATTCCCGGCCCAGGCACATCCTGGCCAGCGAGGTGGCCGCCCTGCCGGACGAGAACATCCTGCTCACCTCGGGCCGGTTCACGGTCTTTCAGGCCCGGGCCGAGCGCATCCCCCGCCTCATGCGCGAGATCGGCATGCTGCGCGAAAAGACCTTCCGCGCCGTGGGCGAGGGCACGGGCAAGCCCCTGGATATCGACAAGTACGACGACTATTACAACCATCTGGTGCTCTGGAACCACGAGGAGCGCGAGGTGGCCGGGGCCTACCGCTTCGCCATGGCCGACAGGGTCATTGCCCGCTACGGCGTCCGGGGGCTGTATTGCGCGTCCCTGTTCGACTTCGAGCCGGGCGTCATCGAGAACGTGCAGCCCGCTCTGGAAATGGGCCGCTCGTTCATCACCGAGAAGTACCAGCGCAGCTACCAGCCCCTGCTCCTGCTCTGGAAGGGCATCGCCGCGTTCGTGACCCGCAATCCCCGCTACGCCACCCTGTTCGGCTGCGTGAGCGTTTCCGGCGATTACTCGCATCTTTCCCATGAACTCATCGTCAACTTTCTGGAGCGCCACAGCTCCCTGGAAACCATGGCCGGGCAGGTGCGTCCCAAGCTGCCGCCCAAGATAAAGAGTCTCAGGAAGCTCGACCTCCGCGTGCCCGAGGCCGCGTTCAGCGACCCCGACGACATCGCCACCCTGGTGGGGGACGTGGAAAAGGGCAAGTCCATCCCGGTGCTGCTCAAGCAGTATCTCAAGCTGGGCGGCAAGATTCTGGGATTCAACGTGGACCCGGACTTCGGCAACTGCATGGACGGCCTGATCCTGGTGGACCTGCGCAACACCGACCCCAAGATCCTGGCCAGGTTCATGGGCAGGCCGGAGGCCTGCGCCTTCCTGGCCCACCATCGTCCCGCGCCGTCTGGGCCGGGCCTGACCTCCCTGCAGCCGGCGGCCTAG
- the groL gene encoding chaperonin GroEL (60 kDa chaperone family; promotes refolding of misfolded polypeptides especially under stressful conditions; forms two stacked rings of heptamers to form a barrel-shaped 14mer; ends can be capped by GroES; misfolded proteins enter the barrel where they are refolded when GroES binds): protein MAKEILFDAKAREKLKSGVDKLANAVKVTLGPKGRNVVIEKSFGSPVITKDGVTVAKEIELEDKFENMGAQMVKEVASKTSDVAGDGTTTATVLAQSIFTEGVKLVAAGRNPMAIKRGIDKAVEAITEELGKLAKDTRDQKEIAQVGTISANNDATIGNIIAEAMNKVGKEGVITVEEAKGLETTLDVVEGMQFDRGYLSPYFVTNADRMTCEMEEPLILISEKKVTNMKELLPVLEQVAKMSKPLLIIAEDIEGEALATLVVNKLRGTLNVSAVKAPGFGERRKAMLKDIATLTGGQVVSEDLGIKMESLTVTDLGSAKRVVIDKDNTTIVDGAGSADEIKARIAQIRAEINESSSDYDREKLQERLAKIVGGVAVINVGAATETEMKEKKARVEDALNATRAAVEEGIVPGGGVALARASKAVEKVKPADDDEAAGISIVARAVEEPLRQISGNAGFEGSVVVEKVKGGKGGFGFNAATSEYEDLIKAGVIDPKKVTRTALQNAASVSGLLLTTECAIAEKPEPKDAAPAMPGGMGGMGGMGGMY, encoded by the coding sequence ATGGCCAAAGAAATTCTTTTCGATGCCAAAGCCCGCGAAAAGCTGAAATCCGGCGTTGACAAACTTGCCAACGCCGTCAAGGTCACCCTCGGTCCCAAGGGCCGCAACGTCGTCATCGAGAAGTCCTTCGGCTCTCCGGTGATCACCAAGGACGGCGTGACCGTCGCCAAGGAAATCGAACTGGAAGACAAGTTCGAGAACATGGGCGCACAGATGGTCAAGGAAGTCGCTTCCAAAACCTCCGACGTTGCCGGCGACGGCACCACCACCGCCACCGTGCTGGCCCAGTCCATCTTCACCGAAGGCGTGAAGCTCGTGGCCGCCGGCCGCAACCCCATGGCCATCAAGCGCGGCATCGACAAGGCCGTGGAAGCCATCACCGAAGAACTGGGCAAGCTGGCCAAGGACACCCGCGACCAGAAGGAAATCGCCCAGGTCGGCACCATCTCCGCCAACAACGACGCCACCATCGGCAACATCATCGCCGAAGCCATGAACAAGGTCGGCAAGGAAGGCGTCATCACCGTTGAGGAAGCCAAGGGCCTCGAAACCACCCTGGACGTCGTGGAAGGCATGCAGTTCGACCGCGGCTACCTCTCTCCCTACTTCGTGACCAATGCAGACCGCATGACCTGCGAAATGGAAGAGCCCCTGATCCTCATCAGCGAAAAGAAAGTCACCAACATGAAAGAGCTCCTGCCCGTTCTCGAGCAGGTCGCCAAAATGTCCAAGCCGCTGCTTATCATCGCCGAAGACATCGAAGGCGAAGCACTGGCCACCCTCGTGGTCAACAAGCTGCGCGGCACCCTGAACGTTTCCGCCGTCAAGGCTCCGGGCTTCGGCGAACGCCGCAAGGCCATGCTGAAGGACATCGCCACCCTGACCGGCGGCCAGGTCGTTTCCGAAGACCTGGGCATCAAGATGGAATCCCTGACCGTCACCGACCTGGGTTCCGCCAAGCGCGTCGTTATCGACAAGGACAACACCACCATCGTTGACGGCGCCGGCTCCGCCGACGAAATCAAGGCCCGCATCGCCCAGATCCGCGCCGAGATCAACGAATCCTCTTCCGACTACGACCGTGAAAAGCTGCAGGAACGCCTGGCCAAGATCGTTGGCGGCGTGGCCGTCATCAATGTCGGCGCTGCAACCGAAACCGAAATGAAGGAAAAGAAAGCCCGCGTGGAAGACGCCCTGAACGCCACCCGCGCAGCCGTTGAAGAAGGCATCGTGCCCGGCGGCGGCGTTGCCCTCGCCCGCGCCTCCAAGGCCGTGGAAAAGGTCAAGCCCGCTGACGACGACGAAGCCGCAGGCATCTCCATCGTCGCCCGCGCCGTGGAAGAGCCGCTGCGCCAGATCTCCGGCAACGCCGGTTTCGAAGGCTCCGTGGTTGTCGAAAAGGTCAAGGGAGGCAAGGGCGGCTTCGGCTTCAACGCAGCCACCTCCGAATACGAAGACCTGATCAAGGCCGGTGTCATCGATCCCAAGAAGGTCACCCGCACCGCCCTGCAGAACGCCGCATCCGTGTCCGGTCTGCTGCTGACCACCGAGTGCGCCATCGCTGAAAAGCCCGAACCCAAGGACGCTGCTCCGGCTATGCCCGGCGGCATGGGTGGCATGGGCGGCATGGGTGGCATGTACTAA